In Cicer arietinum cultivar CDC Frontier isolate Library 1 chromosome 7, Cicar.CDCFrontier_v2.0, whole genome shotgun sequence, a single window of DNA contains:
- the LOC101510110 gene encoding auxin-responsive protein SAUR36-like, with amino-acid sequence MGARESKLMKWVSGSAQNKYIQGPTLLAPKGYVPICVGTNEDTCRRFMVHIRALGDSFFGELLGKSEEEYGFRNEGVLRIPFEAQDFEEWFIGSSNKKVKIKRMVIPI; translated from the coding sequence ATGGGAGCTAGAGAAAGCAAGTTGATGAAATGGGTTAGTGGAAGTGCTCAAAACAAATACATACAAGGTCCTACGTTGTTAGCACCAAAAGGTTATGTTCCAATATGTGTTGGCACAAATGAGGACACGTGTCGGCGATTTATGGTTCATATAAGAGCACTTGGTGATTCATTCTTTGGTGAGTTGTTGGGTAAATCTGAGGAAGAATATGGGTTTAGGAATGAAGGTGTTTTGAGGATCCCATTTGAAGCTCAAGATTTTGAGGAATGGTTCATTGGAAGCTCCAACAAAAAGGTTAAAATTAAGAGGATGGTAATACCAATTTGA
- the LOC101509790 gene encoding probable complex I intermediate-associated protein 30, translating to MSRFRRLFQASMDATKRALSGNFDDLMPPPERYIFNFNSKKELTKWHLYSDSEYGGLSSASLQIIESENHTTTGIFSGNLSLEVTQGAKWNISRGGFCGMRSKKFDGFIDLDSYDTIAMKVKGDGRCYISTIYTENWVNSPGQMEDNSWQSFVYVPKDNWYIAKIPLARYVPTWRGNVIDAEMEINPSRVLGLSLSVNAEGGVPGARSGPGDFRLEVDWIKALRTQ from the exons atgtcAAGATTTCGAAGATTGTTCCAAGCATCTATGGATGCTACTAAGAGAG CTTTATCCGGCAATTTCGACGATTTGATGCCACCACCTGAAAGATACATATTCAACTTCAATTCCAAGAAAGAGTTAACAAAATGGCATTTGTATTCCGATTCTGAATATGGAG gTTTATCTTCTGCATCACTTCAGATAATTGAATCTGAAAATCATACAACTACTGGAATTTTTTCTGGGAATCTTTCTCTTGAGGTTACTCAGGGTGCTAAATGGAACATTAGTAgaggtggattttgtggaatgCGTTCTAAAAAG TTTGATGGCTTCATTGACTTGGATTCATATGATACTATAGCTATGAAAGTTAAAGGAGATGGTAGATGTTATATATCTACT ATTTACACGGAGAATTGGGTTAATTCACCTGGACAGATGGAGGATAATTCGTGGCAATCATTTGTGTATGTGCCCAAAGACAACTGGTATATTGCAAAG ATTCCTCTAGCTCGATATGTACCTACTTGGAGAGGGAATGTTATAGATGCAGAAATGGAAATAAATCCATCTCGTGTTCTCGGCTTGTCTCTTTCTGTCAATGCTGAGGGTGGTGTCCCAGGTGCTAGATCTGGACCAGGTGATTTCAGACTTGAAGTTGATTGGATTAAAGCATTGAGAACACAATGA